One region of Acanthopagrus latus isolate v.2019 chromosome 24, fAcaLat1.1, whole genome shotgun sequence genomic DNA includes:
- the xirp2a gene encoding xin actin-binding repeat-containing protein 2 — MEIQSGNGEEVASAVSATSGFVSRSPSGSQVEASDDPARRDDLQAAKRIERFDIPLDSLKRMFEKPAGANTEVTTVRSSPSKRVTSSSLTQADPSTHLTMASPTDTALSAGSANRSRSGPPQDWAPSAEDQETESVSVKERLAMYQAAVTKKDTSSSSSAAMMDESEACSLPGGLASVKRQFENQEFASSSSQSTVTQFHFEQRSVQEMSSSSEVTVRSSAREVVPTTALFHNQQEVIRDETVHHNNVAASYGNHFNETVMLVGGEDLPKVSTQALKQQYEKTIVEAAPAKEIKVDVDFNQFQWTPVNQSSKASAATSYSTSSSTLKKATASSVASASSVAYETTEQFPPPPSNLVQEIPEYVSSELQESASQHKQTAQREQYFKHKSMAELKRLYKHIHPEVRKNLEEDFLSQLTEAELKDLQTEQVGEVQQACYMFENDGQSRGSSPDRESVEWEEILRGEVQSVRWMFENKPLDTIKDETPDEDEVRNIAQQEIIAGKDVRYTAWMFETQPMDALGTESSDSAEQLEKSADLAKGDVRTATWLFETQPLDYLNKIYQEDEQETEVVITKDIAGGDVKTARYLFETQHLDSLGKTETIEESHFLNLKSELEEIKGDVTTTTRMFETQPMCVIRGDSGEMLEITTIRREETEKGDVKTSRWMFETQPLDLINKDPAKVKLICGISMEDNTQGGVNKGRWLFETKTLDTIKDDEWESSRKQREEIIGADVRKHCRVFETQPMDTLKDNTNARPLPSEEIVGGDVQTAKHLFETVPMENLKELLEVGKLQKMVASEEEKGDVRHQKWVFESQPLENIREEKKEYTRTVNVEALDKGDVTNYKERFESMDLSKCEGTQKIQVEGVTSGSVKSNRVLFESTPMYAMQDSSGHYHEVKTVRREEIVKGDVRSCRWMFETRPIDEFDESINKFQIIKGISKQEIESGDVKTAKWLFETQQLDAIKCFSEEEEQKTKEDVEIEKGDVKTCRWLFETQPMDVLYEKVARSEADVEEVQRGDVKTCTWLFETQTLDNIRDHTESESETILKTCTVKQEDVQGKDVRLARFLFETENLENITGEDSGSFRRVTEIDVQSGDVSRMKYIFENRSSDIMSSTSEETMQRLKTQQVEDIQKGNVVNCTWKFENQPIDAIRDEVREVRTVTDVQGGDVNKGRFIFDTYSLDQIKEESTETEISKLTSIFRDEVERGDVKNYTMMFESQPLYAIRDKEGHYHEVTTVTKEEIMRGDVVGARWLFETKPLDSIRDSEEVYVIKAVTEEGINKGDVSSARWKFETQPLDEITEEIKVRSKTVADIQGGDVKTNKQRFETDEMSQKYIRTVSVSEIQKGDVRSATWMFETRTIDDIRGEGAEYDGMERVTKEEVMKGDVKQSVWLFEKQPLDSIKESDGTERVVTKEEIPQADVKTTTWLFETTPFADFNESRTERTEIIGKSIKETLEELYSQKMVDSQGILIEADEIGDVRMAKYKLMSQEAPQIQKEEIIRGDLSNIMMNLLNRREITERGITIDKEERGNINTTVKQLFNQERGDNVEKEEIIRGDIQEAINNLLKNEGSSKRGILIQEDEKGDVRMTIYSLLNKDERASMEKEDIVQGNVSRTLHRLLSNSGDEESKKIKIGEMERGNVSFYSTCIESGALDYLKQLQFEHDEGEEKVEKERIIGGDIEETKMLLRRNQQQIGRTVAEDDIVPGDVHSTVKVFMMEPSVTFRNLEKKDIVKGDLSAALDSLTQAINQKVVIEKEEVVKGDIPTTLKSLVEAQHQAKEMEKPEIVRGDIRGALESLEKSATTTTAEATVEDLVPGDIKGTLRSLEEAKQAVKEVEKEEIVKGDIHTAMQSLHEASSEKKIYQHQVSEQGDVKGTIQLFLEPTTPPSARRRGSVEGDVRTSIKSLYEGQETTQMEKEEVVKGDVQGTIKCLMERKQHSNPKRMYAHKKAKVPVKNPLSVKQVEHECLHEAKSESGAGNPAPAVKNLSVSGESQRHNESKSVKTQVITQEDHSATVAKTDNTTVATQQRSMKEQKPKAPPPQKIQAPKPIMVKNKQTASDDQTETKTADVSVMKEVQNTSQTSVSNKQTRETKTIKQVQTTVTEKTVVHKQSVSEQTSQKQTENKALAQRQNIKNMKSDCRNLDTRGKGMIKKVKPEIHFPPPPSSPPPPSESELSLPPPPSPVLESPASSRPSIMRQDSDLPPPPPLPPMECMKSEQDFFPPPPPPPPPASAGGQDFLPPPPSQQELNAMPQPPSAKLVKPTGKPLFKVPKQPEAPQQLIQVKPKWQKKQPAPPPAPAPAPAPPPAPAPPPAPALAPAPAPPPAPAPALAPALALAPAPPLLPPDQDTKVLKEEAKVQEVKKETTRHIETNTKIQTESATKIPSIPSMKPIQKESPQPPKKVFIPPIKLPPAPEPAPAPKPRPYARKFKTPLMLAEERFRQQRVEKEEIQRSNVTTPTSPPINNFSSAEFSETQSAQKEVTAEVTKAKTEEAKIMSKEVSAQEPPAKKAPSQIPLSKPSISVVSKKSASNVSSEKTLASAEVKKSQNAPKNQPVSVSQSHREASNMDVHSSSNVATSSVTEQQQFIKKSSTKSIAATQSAVQENVNLQSQAAVTLRAEDVKNINAPLTQEGKMSPFQPTKIPKVAPTFKVKTFKMPAEKKEDKCESVGQKESTKSETLSQQEKCDVSQKCETKVNQESSQLSSARTEVRTEMKVKEKKSQMTLPIKEAEMEVHMKKGKQVHKNVTEVSVSSSVTASMPKTAKITSAGSHQGQGQASVSHSKHSMKTEHIQRHEEVVVTESVQQSLHRQEAVQMQTTPRAAETNKAPIKAAKHKGEPRDVSVRGTGKAARKDAADSEEITDLEKCNVMQKLLAQIKELEGSQSKIDSNAVRTIISEFPDWAMGSDEKRNLSEIAKQQSKKKLKEMVVYVRNIVQAKLTFFGDNLTAAVKQEKEKQEPPAPPPVPPKPEAKVSSGATAMISKISIGSSKTEKKVVEEKTSLHGSKIYQERSEAADQRRVSSPLASIRTPSPTFISIESRRVDSPLRPTPSPPPYKSVGTPPPPPRKSYTPTSAVSRATPSPTMSRSEKLMKLRDTTSKLSRGITPPPPVPVPEFFVAEREQSSPFGYRDTHIERSEQGLMEVAEMGDSMMTVRDKKSFFEEAQKAEVTKVYIRKDPIDIPERLGPDAEDGAESVSIDLLKEDLPRVDLSKLVNRFESPKPKVYARKDPIVISERLGSDAEDAEADPHTPKTEEIPTFNVKAIKDVFETGEHSSQAARELREQIERREPESTYPEPVGHSEMTAVTEQFCSVDDFGNMTRETRSEMHSGSTVTRGSPPSYADVVRGSVPTVAVPPEASTEELLRNFQQSWAESQGVFQNLGFSVTEQRTSQIVTRQQETVVTENSSSRVRTVPGVSEAGVSHGVADCRQTKLP, encoded by the exons GTTGATGTGGATTTCAACCAGTTTCAATGGACACCAGTAAACCAGTCCTCTAAAGCTTCAGCTGCGACAAGctacagcacctcctcctccactctaaAGAAGGCCACTGCCTCATCAGTGGCGTCTGCCTCATCAGTGGCTTATGAGACGACAGAGCAATTCCCTCCTCCGCCCTCAAACCTGGTGCAGGAAATCCCAGAGTACGTCTCCTCTGAGCTTCAGGAGTCTGCGTCCCAACATAAGCAGACTGCTCAGAGGGAGCAGTACTTTAAACACAAGAGTATGGCTGAACTGAAGCGCCTGTACAAGCACATTCACCCTGAGGTCCGCAAGAACCTCGAAGAGGACTTCTTGAGTCAGCTCACTGAAGCAGAACTAAAGGACTTGCAAACTGAGCAGGTGGGAGAGGTCCAGCAGGCATGTTATATGTTTGAAAATGACGGCCAAAGTAGGGGATCGAGCCCGGACAGAGAGTCCGTGGAATGGGAGGAAATCCTCAGAGGTGAGGTTCAGTCCGTGCGCTGGATGTTCGAAAACAAGCCTCTGGACACGATCAAAGATGAAACCCCAGATGAGGACGAGGTGAGGAATATCGCTCAGCAGGAAATCATCGCTGGGAAGGATGTCAGATACACAGCTTGGATGTTTGAGACTCAGCCAATGGACGCTCTAGGGACAGAGAGTTCTGATTCAGCAGAGCAGTTAGAAAAATCAGCAGATCTGGCGAAAGGTGACGTCCGCACTGCTACCTGGCTATTTGAGACGCAGCCACTGGATTACCTGAATAAGATCTACCAAGAAGACGAGCAGGAGACAGAAGTTGTCATCACCAAAGACATCGCCGGCGGAGATGTGAAAACTGCAAGATACCTCTTCGAGACCCAGCACCTGGATTCTCTGGGTAAAACAGAAACCATCGAGGAGAGCCACTTCCTGAACCTGAAGTCTGAGCTGGAAGAGATAAAAGGAGACGTGACGACAACCACTCGCATGTTTGAGACCCAGCCCATGTGCGTCATCAGGGGAGATTCAGGTGAGATGCTGGAGATCACCACCATCCGCAGGGAGGAGACTGAGAAAGGAGATGTCAAGACATCACGCTGGATGTTTGAAACCCAGCCTCTGGATCTTATAAACAAAGACCCTGCTAAGGTAAAGCTCATATGTGGCATTTCCATGGAGGACAACACTCAAGGCGGCGTTAACAAAGGCAGGTGGCTGTTTGAGACAAAGACTCTTGACACCATAAAGGATGATGAATGGGAGAGTTCAAGGAAGCAAAGGGAAGAAATAATTGGTGCTGACGTGAGGAAGCACTGTCGGGTGTTCGAGACTCAGCCAATGGACACCCTGAAAGACAACACCAACGCCAGACCTTTACCCTCAGAGGAGATCGTAGGTGGTGATGTTCAGACAGCAAAACATCTGTTTGAAACAGTACCCATGGAAAACCTGaaagagctgctggaggtgggaAAACTTCAGAAAATGGTTGCATCTGAGGAAGAAAAGGGTGACGTGAGGCATCAAAAGTGGGTCTTTGAAAGCCAGCCGCTGGAGAATAtaagggaagagaagaaggagtATACAAGAACTGTGAATGTTGAAGCTCTCGACAAAGGCGATGTGACGAACTATAAAGAAAGGTTTGAAAGCATGGATTTAAGCAAGTGTGAGGGAACACAGAAAATTCAAGTGGAAGGCGTCACCAGTGGATCCGTCAAATCTAACAGAGTCCTCTTTGAATCCACCCCGATGTACGCGATGCAAGACAGCTCCGGCCATTACCACGAGGTGAAGACAGTGAGGCGTGAGGAGATTGTGAAGGGAGACGTGCGCAGCTGCAGGTGGATGTTTGAAACTCGTCCCATTGATGAGTTTGACGAAAGCATCAATAAGTTTCAGATCATCAAAGGTATATCCAAGCAGGAGATCGAGTCAGGGGACGTCAAAACAGCAAAGTGGTTGTTTGAAACGCAGCAGCTTGACgcaattaaatgtttcagtgaggaggaagagcagaaaaCTAAGGAAGATGTTGAAATTGAGAAGGGAGATGTCAAGACCTGTAGGTGGCTGTTTGAGACTCAGCCAATGGATGTTCTGTATGAAAAGGTGGCAAGGAGCGAGGCCGATGTCGAGGAAGTGCAAAGAGGGGATGTCAAAACGTGCACTTGGCTCTTTGAGACCCAGACGCTCGACAACATTCGCGATCATACAGAATCTGAGTCCGAGACCATTCTGAAAACCTGCACGGTAAAGCAAGAGGACGTCCAAGGCAAGGATGTGCGCCTGGCCCGCTTCCTCTTCGAAACCGAGAACCTTGAAAACATCACAGGCGAGGACAGCGGTTCCTTCAGGAGGGTTACGGAAATCGACGTCCAGTCAGGAGACGTATCCAGGATGAAGTACATCTTCGAGAATCgctcctctgacatcatgaGCTCCACCTCGGAGGAGACGATGCAGAGGTTGAAgacacagcaggtggaggaCATCCAGAAGGGAAACGTGGTCAACTGCACCTGGAAGTTCGAGAATCAGCCGATTGATGCCATCCGCGACGAAGTGAGGGAAGTGCGCACCGTGACTGATGTGCAGGGGGGCGACGTCAACAAAGGCCGCTTCATTTTCGATACGTACTCTCTGGATCAAATTAAAGAGGAGTCCACGGAGACTGAGATTTCTAAACTCACAAGTATCTTTAGAGATGAAGTCGAGAGGGGAGATGTGAAAAATTACACCATGATGTTTGAAAGTCAGCCGCTGTATGCTATCCGTGACAAAGAGGGCCATTACCATGaagttactacagttactaaGGAAGAAATCATGCGAGGAGATGTGGTGGGAGCCCGATGGCTGTTTGAGACGAAGCCATTGGATTCAATCAGAGATTCAGAGGAAGTTTATGTCATTAAAGCTGTCACTGAGGAAGGCATCAACAAAGGAGACGTCAGCTCCGCGAGGTGGAAGTTTGAAACGCAACCTCTGGATGAAATTACGGAAGAAATCAAAGTCAGGTCGAAGACAGTTGCAGACATCCAAGGTGGCgatgtgaaaacaaataaacagagatTTGAGACCGATGAGATGTCTCAAAAGTACATCAGAACTGTTAGTGTGAGCGAAATCCAAAAGGGCGATGTCAGATCCGCCACATGGATGTTTGAAACGCGCACAATTGATGATATCCGCGGTGAAGGCGCTGAGTACGACGGCATGGAGAGAGTGACAAAAGAGGAAGTAATGAAAGGGGATGTCAAACAGTCTGTGTGGCTGTTTGAGAAGCAGCCTCTTGACAGTATCAAGGAGAGTGACGGCACCGAGCGTGTTGTCACAAAGGAGGAAATCCCACAGGCTGATGTGAAGACAACAACATGGCTATTTGAAACAACTCCGTTTGCTGATTTCAATGAGAGCAGGACGGAAAGAACAGAAATAATTGGAAAAAGCATCAAAGAGACACTTGAGGAGCTTTACAGTCAGAAAATGGTGGACTCACAAGGTATCCTCATTGAGGCGGATGAGATCGGCGACGTCCGCATGGCAAAGTATAAACTCATGAGCCAGGAGGCTCCACAGATCCAAAAAGAAGAGATTATCAGAGGAGATCTGAGCAACATAATGATGAACCTCCTAAACCGCAGGGAGATCACTGAAAGGGGGATAACTATTGATAAAGAGGAGCGGGGGAACATCAACACCACTGTGAAGCAGCTGTTCAATCAGGAAAGGGGAGACAACGTTGAGAAAGAGGAAATTATCCGTGGTGACATTCAAGAGGCAATAAACAATCTGCTCAAGAACGAGGGCTCCTCCAAGCGTGGCATTCTGATCCAAGAGGATGAGAAAGGAGACGTGAGGATGACTATCTACTCCCTCTTGAATAAAGACGAGAGGGCCAGCATGGAGAAGGAGGATATCGTTCAAGGTAACGTAAGCAGAACCCTTCACCGTCTTCTGTCCAACTCGGGGGACGAAGAATCAAAAAAGATAAAGATCGGAGAAATGGAGAGGGGCAACGTCAGCTTTTACTCCACGTGTATTGAATCGGGAGCCTTGGATTACCTGAAGCAGCTCCAGTTCGAGCATGATGAAGGCGAGGAAAAGGTGGAAAAGGAGCGCATCATCGGTGGTGACATCGAGGAGACTAAAATGCTGCTGCGGAGGAATCAGCAGCAGATAGGTCGCACAGTAGCAGAGGACGATATAGTTCCTGGAGACGTCCACAGCACTGTTAAAGTCTTCATGATGGAGCCTAGTGTGACCTTCAGAAACCTCGAGAAAAAGGACATTGTGAAAGGTGACCTCAGCGCGGCCCTGGATTCACTGACGCAAGCCATTAATCAGAAAGTGGTGatagagaaagaggaggtggtgAAGGGAGACATACCCACGACTTTGAAGTCTCTGGTGGAGGCCCAGCATCAAGCCAAAGAAATGGAAAAGCCTGAAATCGTCAGGGGAGACATCAGAGGCGCTCTCGAGTCACTGGAGAAATCTGCAACCACCACCACTGCAGAGGCGACTGTTGAGGACTTAGTGCCAGGTGATATCAAAGGGACCCTGAGGTCCCTGGAGGAGGCCAAGCAAGCTGTGAAAGAGGTCGAAAAAGAGGAGATTGTCAAAGGAGACATCCACACGGCCATGCAAAGTTTACACGAGGCATCGAGTGAGAAAAAGATTTACCAGCATCAAGTGAGCGAACAGGGGGATGTTAAAGGAACCATCCAACTTTTTCTGGAGCCAACGACTCCCCCGAGTGCGCGGCGCAGGGGGAGCGTCGAAGGAGACGTGAGAACGTCCATAAAATCTCTTTATGAAGGGCAGGAGACGACGCAGATGGAAAAAGAGGAGGTCGTGAAAGGGGATGTTCAAGGGACGATAAAGTGTttaatggaaagaaaacagcattCAAATCCAAAACGTATGTATGCCCACAAGAAAGCAAAAGTGCCTGTGAAAAATCCATTAAGTGTGAAGCAGGTGGAGCACGAATGCTTACACGAAGCCAAGAGTGAGAGTGGAGCAGGAAATCCAGCCCCCGCTGTGAAAAACCTCTCTGTGAGCGGTGAGTCACAGAGGCACAACGAAAgcaaatcagtgaaaacacaggtAATAACCCAGGAGGACCACTCCGCCACTGTAGCCAAAACAGACAATACTACTGTGGCCACTCAACAGAGGAGCATGAAAGAGCAGAAACCGAAAGCGCCGCCCCCACAGAAAATACAAGCTCCTAAGCCTATTATGGtgaagaataaacaaactgcgAGCGATGATCAAACGGAGACTAAAACAGCTGACGTGAGTGTGATGAAAGAGGtgcaaaacacatcacagacgAGTGTTTCAAACAAGCAAACGCGTGAGACAAAGACAATCAAACAGGTACAGACGACAGTGACGGAGAAGACTGTCGTGCATAAGCAGAGCGTATCAGAGCAAACGTCTCAGAAGCAAACAGAGAACAAGGCTCTCGCACAGAGGCAGaacatcaaaaacatgaagAGTGACTGCCGTAACCTTGACACAAGAGGGAAAGGTATGATCAAAAAGGTGAAGCCGGAAATACActtcccccctccaccctcctcgCCGCCTCCTCCCTCCGAGTCCgagctctccctccctccgccgCCGTCCCCAGTGCTGGAGAGCCCAGCATCATCCCGGCCTTCGATCATGAGGCAGGACAGCGAcctgccacctcctccacctctgcctcccaTGGAATGCATGAAGTCAGAGcaggattttttcccccctcctccacctcctccgcctccagCCTCTGCGGGAGGTCAAGACTTTCTCCCGCCGCCTCCCTCACAGCAAGAGCTTAATGCAATGCCCCAGCCTCCCTCTGCAAAGCTGGTGAAACCCACCGGCAAGCCTTTGTTCAAAGTGCCCAAGCAGCCGGAGGCGCCACAGCAGCTCATACAAGTTAAAccaaaatggcagaaaaagcagccagctcctccaccagctccagctccagctccagctcctccaccagctccagctcctccaccagctccagctctggctccagctccagctcctccaccagctccagctccagctctggCTCCGGCTCTGGCTCtggctccagctccacctctgcTCCCTCCTGATCAAGATACAAAAGTCCTTAAAGAAGAAGCTAAAGTTCAGGaagtgaaaaaggaaacaacCCGACAtattgaaacaaacacaaagattcAGACTGAATCAGCAACAAAAATACCAAGCATCCCGTCCATGAAGCCAATCCAAAAAGAAAGCCCGCAGCCTCctaaaaaagtatttattccTCCGATTAAACTGCCTCCAGCTCCCGAACCTGCACCGGCGCCAAAGCCGAGACCTTATGCTCGCAAATTTAAAACCCCTCTCATGCTCGCCGAGGAAAGGTTCCGGCAACAAAgggtggagaaagaggagataCAGAGGAGTAACGTCACGACTCCCACTTCCCCGCCAATTAATAATTTCTCCTCCGCTGAGTTTTCTGAAACACAGAGCGCTCAGAAAGAAGTAACTGCGGAAGTGACAAAAGCAAAGACCGAGGAGGCTAAAATCATGTCCAAAGAAGTATCAGCACAAGAACCACCTGCCAAGAAAGCCCCTTCACAGATCCCTTTGAGCAAGCCCTCGATTTCAGTGGTGAGTAAGAAATCAGCCTCAAACGTGTCCTCTGAAAAAACACTCGCCTCAGCTGAGGTTAAAAAGAGTCAAAATGCACCAAAGAATcagcctgtttctgtttctcagtcTCATCGCGAGGCCTCAAATATGGACGTCCACTCAAGCTCGAATGTGGCCACCTCTTCCGTcacggagcagcagcagtttattaAGAAATCCAGCACCAAGTCTATCGCCGCCACACAGAGTGCTGTCCAGGAAAATGTAAATCTTCAAAGCCAGGCGGCGGTCACATTGAGAGCCGAGGATGTAAAGAATATTAATGCGCCTCTGACACAGGAGGGAAAGATGAGTCCCTTTCAACCAACTAAAATTCCAAAGGTAGCACCAACCTTCAAGGTGAAAACCTTTAAGATGCCAGCGGAGAAGAAAGAGGATAAATGTGAGAGTGTCGGGCAAAAGGAGTCGACGAAAAGTGAAACGCTTTCGCAGCAAGAGAAATGTGACGTGTCGCAGAAATGCGAAACAAAAGTCAATCAGGAGAGCAGCCAGCTGTCGTCAGCGAGGACTGAGGTGAGGAcagaaatgaaagtaaaagagaagaaaagccAGATGACCTTACCTATAAAGGAGGCTGAAATGGAGGTTCACATGAAAAAGGGAAAGCAGGTGCACAAGAACGTCACTGAAGTGAGCGTGTCATCGTCCGTTACTGCTTCAATGCCGAAGACGGCTAAAATAACATCTGCAGGGAGTCATCAAGGACAAGGCCAGGCATCTGTCTCTCACAGCAAGCACAGCATGAAGACGGAGCACATTCAAAGGCacgaggaggtggtggtgacgGAGAGTGTGCAGCAGAGCCTTCACAGGCAAGAGGCCGTTCAGATGCAAACGACGCCGCGAGCcgcagaaacaaacaaagcgcCGATAAAGGCAGCAAAGCACAAAGGTGAGCCCAGGGATGTGTCTGTGAGAGGGACGGGGAAAGCGGCGCGTAAAGATGCCGCTGATTCAGAAGAAATCACAGACTTAGAGAAATGTAATGTCATGCAGAAGCTGCTCGCACAGATAAAAGAGCTCGAGGGCTCACAGAGCAAAATAGACTCCAACGCTGTCAGGACGATTATAAGTGAATTCCCTGACTGGGCGATGGGCTCGGATGAGAAGAGGAATTTAAGTGAGATCGCGAAACAGCAAAGTAAGAAGAAGTTGAAAGAGATGGTGGTCTATGTGAGAAATATTGTTCAGGCAAAGCTCACTTTTTTCGGGGATAACTTGACAGCCGCGGTCAAgcaggaaaaagagaaacaggaacCTCCTGCGCCACCGCCGGTGCCTCCGAAACCAGAGGCGAAAGTTTCAAGTGGAGCAACGGCGATGATATCAAAGATTAGCATCGGATCATCCAAGACTGAAAagaaggtggtggaggagaaaacGTCGCTTCACGGGAGCAAAATCTATCAGGAGCGGAGCGAGGCGGCGGATCAGAGGAGAGTGTCGTCCCCGCTGGCGAGCATCCGCACGCCATCACCTACTTTCATCAGCATCGAGTCCAGAAGGGTGGACTCGCCGCTCAGACCGACTCCCTCTCCTCCGCCCTACAAATCAGTCGGGactcctccgcctccccctcGCAAGTCATACACGCCCACATCTGCCGTCAGCAGGGCCACGCCGTCTCCCACCATGAGCCGCTCGGAGAAGCTGATGAAACTGAGGGACACCACCTCCAAGCTTTCTCGCGGCATCACCCCACCGCCTCCCGTGCCGGTGCCGGAGTTCTTTGTAGCTGAAAGGGAACAATCATCCCCGTTTGGCTACAGGGATACTCACATAGAGAGGAGTGAGCAAGGACTGATGGAGGTGGCAGAAATGGGGGACTCCATGATGACTGTGAGGGACAAAAAGTCGTTCTTTGAGGAGGCGCAAAAGGCCGAGGTGACCAAGGTGTACATTCGGAAGGATCCGATCGATATCCCCGAACGTTTGGGACCTGACGCTGAGGATGGCGCCGAGAGTGTGTCTATCGACCTCCTGAAGGAGGATCTCCCAAGAGTTGATCTGTCCAAGCTGGTTAACAGATTTGAATCTCCAAAACCAAAAGTCTACGCCAGAAAAGATCCCATTGTGATCTCCGAGAGGCTTGGGAGTGATGCCGAGGACGCAGAGGCTGACCCACACACCccaaaaactgaagaaatccCGACGTTCAACGTGAAGGCGATAAAGGATGTGTTCGAGACGGGGGAGCACAGCTCTCAGGCAGCCCGAGAGCTCAGAGAGCAAATAGAGCGGAGGGAACCTGAATCGACTTATCCCGAGCCCGTCGGTCACTCTGAAATGACAGCAGTCACTGAGCAATTCTGCAGCGTCGACGACTTCGGAAACATGACAAGGGAGACGAGGAGTGAGATGCATTCTGGGAGCACGGTGACCCGCGGCAGCCCTCCGTCCTACGCTGACGTGGTGCGAGGCAGCGTTCCGACTGTCGCCGTGCCCCCCGAGGCCTCCACCGAGGAGCTGCTGAGAAACTTCCAGCAGTCGTGGGCCGAGAGCCAAGGAGTCTTCCAGAACCTGGGCTTCAGTGTCACAGAGCAGAGGACGTCGCAGATTGTAACGCGCCAGCAGGAGACTGTCGTGACGG aaaattCGAGTTCCAGAGTCCGAACTGTGCCGGGTGTGTCGGAAGCGGGTGTATCCCATGGAGTCGCTGattgcagacaaacaaaacttccataa